In Acinetobacter wanghuae, the sequence GCGCCCGACAATACGGGGAAAATTAAAAAACTCCAATCATAATGCACTGTATTCGCAGTTAATAAAATAACCAAAGGATTTGCCCCTGCTGGCGGATGTACACAACGAAAATATTGCATTGCGCAAATCGAAATTCCCACAGCGAATGCAATACTGAAAGTATTTGAGCCAAATAGCTTCAACATCACCAAACCCACAGTCGCTGCGATTAAATGCCCAAAAATCACATTACGCGGTTGTGCCAATGGCGATTGAGCAGCCGCATACAACAACACACAACTCGCACCAAACGGCGCCATAATCCACAGATGTTCTGACCAATGACTGAGCATCATGAGCAACGCAATACTTAAACTTGCCCCAATTAAGCTTCTGAGCAAATCGAGCCATGAAGGTCGTTTGGCTAATTTTTCACGACCTTCAAATAAAAACATCATTGGTTTCACCTTGATTAGATTTTTTTCATCGTTTAAACTCAAAATAGTACAGATCTGTACTATTGTAAATATATCTGTTGAGAATAATCATGTCTAAATCAGCGATAAAAATTTTAAATACAGCAGAAGCGCTTTTTAATCAGCACAGTTTTAGCAGTGTCGGGGTTGATCTGATTCGAGATGAGTCGGGTTGCTCCAAGACCACCCTATATACGCATTTTACAAACAAGCAGCACTTAGTCGAAGCCGTATTAGCGCGTCGAGATCAACGTTTTCGGGCGAATTTAATTGAAACAATTGGCGATACAACAGGACTTGATGCGCTAGAAAAAATATTTGATTGGCATATCGCCTGGTTTCAAGCAGACCATTTTAAAGGTTGTCTCTTTGTCCGTGCGACAGCTGAGGCAGATCAACAAGATAATGCCATTCAGCACATCGCTAAGCAGCATAAATCTTGGCTCTATCAAGTTGTTCAACAGCATAGTCAACGTTTAAAGAACGCTGAACAGGTGACCTTATTGTTTTACACACAACTGGAGGGTTTAATCAGTCGTTGTTTGGTGGAAGGGTTTCATTTGGAGCAAGTCAATCAACAAAAAAAACTGATCTTTCAACTCATCGCATTACTTCAAAACCAAACACTATAAATGCCATAAAGCGCAACGCTCAACAAAATGACGCCACATAAGCCGAGTAAATGTGGATAAATTTTTGAGGTAGATAAACGTTTAAAGCCCAAATAAACCAAAGACAGTGTCAGGAAATCCAAAACAATCCACGTCACAGTCAAAATCATCAGGCTTGTATCTATATTGGACGATACACCCACAAATTGCGGAAAAAATGACGCAAAGAAAATAATATCTTTGGGGTTTGAAATACCGACCAAAAAGCCTTTTTGAAAGCCTGCTGACATCGGTTGAATCAAGGTCGGAGCTTGAGCTGCTTTAGAAAAAACCTCACGTAAAATATCAACAGCCAAATAAGCAATGTATACACAACCCAAGACCTGAATCATATTCAGCCAGTCCTGATTGATACTCATCACACCTTTTAGGCTTAAGATTGAACAGGCAATTAGAATCAAAGACGCGAAGTTCGTACCGAAAATTGTTCTTAATGCCGCTTGATAGCCGCCTTTTAATCCTGCACTTGCAATAAGCAACATGACTGGACCTGGCGTGGCAATCATGACCACGACAGCCAAGCAATACAGGGCATATTCTAAAAAATTCACTGTCCCCTCAACCATCATTTATACAAGCCTTAGATTCTCAAATGAAGTGCAACAGAGATTAAATTTTGGAAAGAAGCAAGATGAGCTAGCATTTTGCTTCCGACCGACCAAAGTCAAAGTTGCATCATGAACTATACTCATCTTACCCAAGAAGAAAGATATCAGATTTTTACATTGTTACGTGAAGGATTTTCTCAACGTTATATTGCTTGGAGACTGAATCGTTCACCTTCCACTATTTCTAGAGAAATCAATCGTAATCGAGCTAGAAATGGTTATTTCGCTAAGCATGCTAGTAAACTCGCTCGAAGACGCCATTGCTCTAATCCTAAAAGAATCCCTGATGAAATATGGGCAAATGTCATCTTTTATCTTGAACTTCAATGGAGTCCTGAACAGATTGCTTCCCGTGTTTCAGTCAGTCTGCATTCAATTTATCGCTTAATACGACAGGATAAAAATAAGGGCGGTACTCTCTTTCATCATCTACGTTTCAGAAATCAAAGAAAGAGGAAATACGGCTCTCCTGAAACTCGTGGTCAGCTGGCTAATCGTAAAAGCATTCATGATAGACCGATTGAGATTGAACAGCGTCATCGTTTCGGTGATCTAGAGATAGATACGATTGTGGGTAAGAATCATCAGCAATCATTGGTCTCGATTGTAGATCGTAAGACAGGTTATTTGTGGCTAAAGAAGTGTAGCTCACGTAAAGCAGAGGAAGTTTGCCAAACAACGATCAGTTTACTTGAGCCAATCAAAGATCAGCTCAAGACGATTACCGCAGATAATGGTAAGGAGTTTAGTCTGCATGAATGTGTTGCTCAAGAATTAGAAATAGACTGGTATTTCGCAGATCCTTATAGCGCTTGGCAACGAGGTACGAATGAAAATACCAACGGCTTAGTCAGACAATACATTAGAAAGGGAAGTGACTTAAATCAGTATACAGATGAATATATCTCAGAAATAACAGCCCGTATCAATCATCGTCCAAGAAAAAGACTCGGCTTTAAAAGTCCGAGTCAGGTATTATGGCAACAACAT encodes:
- a CDS encoding LysE family translocator, whose product is MNFLEYALYCLAVVVMIATPGPVMLLIASAGLKGGYQAALRTIFGTNFASLILIACSILSLKGVMSINQDWLNMIQVLGCVYIAYLAVDILREVFSKAAQAPTLIQPMSAGFQKGFLVGISNPKDIIFFASFFPQFVGVSSNIDTSLMILTVTWIVLDFLTLSLVYLGFKRLSTSKIYPHLLGLCGVILLSVALYGIYSVWF
- a CDS encoding HPP family protein, encoding MMFLFEGREKLAKRPSWLDLLRSLIGASLSIALLMMLSHWSEHLWIMAPFGASCVLLYAAAQSPLAQPRNVIFGHLIAATVGLVMLKLFGSNTFSIAFAVGISICAMQYFRCVHPPAGANPLVILLTANTVHYDWSFLIFPVLSGAICLVLIAYWVNNFKNSNAWPHYALALKESKIKD
- a CDS encoding TetR/AcrR family transcriptional regulator produces the protein MSKSAIKILNTAEALFNQHSFSSVGVDLIRDESGCSKTTLYTHFTNKQHLVEAVLARRDQRFRANLIETIGDTTGLDALEKIFDWHIAWFQADHFKGCLFVRATAEADQQDNAIQHIAKQHKSWLYQVVQQHSQRLKNAEQVTLLFYTQLEGLISRCLVEGFHLEQVNQQKKLIFQLIALLQNQTL
- a CDS encoding IS30 family transposase encodes the protein MNYTHLTQEERYQIFTLLREGFSQRYIAWRLNRSPSTISREINRNRARNGYFAKHASKLARRRHCSNPKRIPDEIWANVIFYLELQWSPEQIASRVSVSLHSIYRLIRQDKNKGGTLFHHLRFRNQRKRKYGSPETRGQLANRKSIHDRPIEIEQRHRFGDLEIDTIVGKNHQQSLVSIVDRKTGYLWLKKCSSRKAEEVCQTTISLLEPIKDQLKTITADNGKEFSLHECVAQELEIDWYFADPYSAWQRGTNENTNGLVRQYIRKGSDLNQYTDEYISEITARINHRPRKRLGFKSPSQVLWQQHGVALQMLI